Below is a genomic region from Raphanus sativus cultivar WK10039 chromosome 4, ASM80110v3, whole genome shotgun sequence.
TAATCATTTCTCTGACAATTAATTAACTGAAACCCACCCCCAtttctttaattaattttttaagcTCTGTCGAAAACCTTCGGAAACAGAGCAAAGTTCCTTCTTTTGAGAGTCCTCCCATGCGTTGAGAAAAAGTTTCttgattttgccaaaaaaaacttctctttttggttttctttgcTTTGTTAATGTATTGTTGATAATCACGCAAAACAATGTTTATGGTAAACTCTTAATCATATATCCCTACTACGCATGCTCATACGAATGCACAAATAACATTCCTCTGTCTCTCCAATTGTTTTGTAGCTCAGATATGAACTGGGCGGCACTCAACAACCCAAATCCTGAAGAAAAGGAGCCAAAAAGCAGCGATTTTTATCACCTGGGCGCTATAGATTTGCCAGAAAAACCCAGAAAGATAGATTTTTGGCGTTCTGGGCTAATGGGTTTCGCCAAGatgaagcagcagcagcaacagctTCAGCATTCAGTGGCGGTGAAGATGAACAGCAGTAGCAACGAGCAAGTGGGTAACAATAAAAAGGGGTCGACTTTCATACAGGAGCATCGAGCTTTGTTACCAAAGGGTTTGATTCTGTGGACCATCTTTGTTGGGTTCATAAGCAGAGGGATCTACCAGTGGATGGATGATTCCAGCAAGGTTAGAAGAGAAGAGGTTTTGGTTAGTATGTGTGATCAGAGGGCGAGGATGCTGCAGGATCAGTTTAGTGTTAGTGTTAACCATGTCCATGCTTTGGCTATTCTCGTCTCAACGTTTCATTACCATAAGAATCCATCTGCAATTGATCAGGTCAGTGTTTTGCCTTTAATAAAGGTCAAAACTTTTCAGATTTATAATTGAATAGTTGACTTTTCTTGAATGGCAGGGGACATTTGCGGACTACACAGCGAGAACAGCGTTTGAGAGACCGTTGCTAAGTGGAGTGGCCTACGCAGAGAAAGTTGTGAATGCTGAGAGGGAGATGTTTGAGAGTCAGCATAATTGGGTTATAAAGACGATGGACACAGGAGAGCCTTCACCGGTCAGAGACGAGTACGCTCCTGTCATATTCTCTCAAGACAGTGTCTCTTACCTTGAGTCACTCGATATGATGTCTGGCGAGGAGGATCGGGAGAACATTCTGAGAGCTAGAGAGACAGGGAAAGCTGTCTTGACAAGCCCTTTTAGGCTGTTGGCTTCTCACCATCTAGGAGTTGTGTTGACCTTCCCTGTCTACAAAGCTTCTCTCCCTAAAAATCCTACTGTCCAGGAGCGCATTGCAGCCACTGCAGGGTACCTTGGTGGGGCGTTTGATGTGGAGTCTCTCGTTGAGAATCTACTCGGACAGCTTGCAGGTAACCAGGCGATAGTAGTGCATGTGTATGACATCACCAACGCATCGGATCCGCTTGTCATGTATGGCAATCAAGATGAAGAAGGCGACACATCTCTCTATCATGAAAGCAAGCTTGACTTTGGAGACCCTTTCAGGAAACATAAGATGATTTGCAGGTAAGATTAGGAtctttcaatttaaaaaaaaaaacacactttCTTGTCTGAAACATTATTCGAAAAATGCAGGTACCTCCAGAAGGCGCCAATACCGTTGAACGTACTCACAACAGTGCCGTTGTTCTTTGGTATTTGCTTCCTTGTTGGTTACATACTTTACAGCGCAGGCGTGCACATTGTTAAAGTGGAAGATGATTTCCACGAGATGCAAGAGCTCAAAGTCCGAGCAGAAGCTGCTGATGTAGCTAAATCGCAGTTTCTCGCCACTGTGTCTCACGAGATCAGGACGCCTATGAATGGAATTCTCGGCATGCTTGCTATGCTTCTTGATACAGAGCTTAGTTCTACTCAGAGAGATTACGCTCAGACCGCGCAGATTTGTGGCAAAGCTTTGATTGCGTTGATTAACGAGGTTCTTGACCGTGCCAAGATCGAGGCTGGGAAGCTGGAGTTGGAATCTGTGCCTTTTGATATCCGTTCAATACTAGATGATGTTCTTTCTCTATTCTCTGAGGAGTCAAGGAACAAACGCATTGAGGTATTAAAGAGTGTATAAATAAAGAGaaagccttttttttttgtttgtagtAGTAATTGCTGTTTACTAACTTCttgattattttttgaatttggcAGCTTGCGGTTTTTGTTTCAGACAAGGTACCAGAGATAGTCAAAGGAGACTCAGGGAGATTCAGACAGATCATCATAAACCTCGTTGGAAACTCTGTTAAAGTTAGTCCCTTTCCTCCTATGTTCTTGTCTAGGTTCGGGTAGTTCGGTTTTTGAAAATTCTACCAAAGTTTGATTTCGGTTTATATTTCgttttgattttgttaaaatttcagaaaagttcggtttagatttttggtttggttgtagttttttaattgtttttttaaagaaaaccaAAGTAACTGATTGCtgttaattttgttaaaattccAGAAAAGTTCGGTTTGgttgtaatttttaattttttttaatgaaaagtTAGAAAACCAAAGTAACTGATTGGTGAACCGAAAACCaaacttatttttaaaacttaccGAATCGAACCGAACTCCTAACCAAACTAACCAAAATTTAGGTTCGGTTAGGTTCAAAACGCGAGCCCTATTAATCTTGTCCCCTGTTGAAGTAGATTGTTGTTTTGATCAAGATgttgtctttttgttttgttttgacacAGTTCACAGAGAAAGGACACATCTTTGTTAAAGTCCATCTTGCGGAACAAGCAAAAGATGGAGCTGAGTCTAACGGAGTAGTGTCTGAAGATATGATTGTTGCTTCCAAACCGTCGAGTTACAACACACTGAGCGGTTACGAAGCTGCTGATGGTCGGAACAGCTGGGACTCATTCAAGCACTTGGTCTCCGAGGAGGAGCTGTCGTTGTTAGAGTTCGACACTTCTTCCAGTAACGTCAGGCTTATGGTTTCTATCGAGGACACAGGTATTGGAATCCCTCTAGCTGCGCAGGGACGTGTCTTTATGCCGTTTATGCAAGCGGACAGCTCCACTTCGAGAACCTATGGAGGTACTGGGATTGGTTTGAGCATAAGCAAGTGTCTGGTCGAGCTTATGCGCGGTCAGATAAGTTTCGTGAGCCGTCCGCGTATTGGAAGCACGTTCTGGTTCACTGCTGTGTTTGACAAGTGTGAGAAATGCAGTCTGAAGAAGCCTACCGTTGAGAATCTTCCTTCTAGTTTTAGAGGGATGAGAGCTATTGTTGTTGATGCTAAGCCTGTTAGAGCTGCTGTGACTAGGTATCATATGAAAAGACTTGGGATCAATGTTGATGTCATGACAAGTCTCAGAACAGCGGTTTCTAGTGTTACTGGAAGAAACGGTTCTTCTCCTCTTCCATTAGGGTAAGTAAAGggtttcaatcttttttttttttctattcagtTGTGTTGGGGGTTCCGTCTAAAGCTTCAATCTTTTTTGCAGAACAACGAAACTAGATATGATCTTGGTGGAGAAGGACTCGTGGATATCTACTGAAGATATAGACTCGGAGATACGTCAGATGAACTCAAGAACCAACGGAAACGTGCATCACAAGACACCGAAACTGGCTCTTTTCGCGACGAACATCACCAACTCGGAGTTCGACAGAGCTAAATCAGCAGGGTTTGCTGATACCGTGATAATGAAGCCGTTGAGGGCAAGCATGATCGGCGCGTGTCTACAGCAAGTTCTTGAGCTGAGGAAGACGAGACAGCAGCATCCTGAGGGATCATCACCGGCAACGCTCAAGAGTTTGCTTACAGGGAAGAAGATTCTGGTGGTTGATGATAATATGGTGAACAGGAGAGTAGCTGCAGGAGCTCTGAAGAAGTTTGGAGCAGAGGTGGTGTGTGCAGAGAGTGGTCAAGTTGCTTTGGGTTTGCTTCAGATTCCACACAGTTTCGATGCTTGCTTCATGGATATTCAAATGCCACAGATGGACGGGTAAGCCTTTAAACCGGGTCATTTGGTTTTTGGTTAGTTCGGTTCAGCGTATATTTTACCGAAATAATAATAACCTAAAATAAAGTTTGATTCTGTTATAGTTTGGTTTTTGAAAATCCTATTTGAGTGTttgatttttgttatattttggtttaatttgttaaaatttcGGATAAGTTAGGTTAAATTTGGTTAGTTCAATTTGAAAGTTAGTTAGTTTGGGTTTTGTGTATGGTTTGGttagtttttctttcttaagaTAACCGAAGTAACAGATTGCCGAATTGAACTCCTAACCaaaaattttggttcggttcggttcaaaaTTTCAGCCATAATTTAGACTCATTAGCTTTGGTCTTGTACTGCTTGGTTTTAGATTCGGTTTAACTCTTGTTTTGTTCTCAGGTTTGAAGCGACTCGTCAGATAAGGATGATGGAGAAGGAAGCTAAAGAGAAGACGAAGCTGGAGTGGCATTTACCGATTCTAGCCATGACGGCTGATGTGATCCACGCGACATACGAGGAGTGTCTGAAAAGTGGAATGGATGGTTATGTCTCTAAACCATTCGAAGAAGAGAATCTCTACAAGTCTGTGGCCAAATCATTCAAAGCTAACCCAATCTCAGATTTATCATGTAGCcaaagttgaagaagaagaagaaaaagaaagaagagtaaGCTCTTTTATGATCATCGTGTCGGCAAAACAAACATGCAACTGGGTGGTTCGAGTGTACATATAGGGTTCAGAGATTTTGAGAGTTTGCTTTTGATCAGTAATAGTAATGTTTGTGAAACGACGGTTCAGGTGTTGATATTAATCCTTACCGGAGTTCGATTTGTACCGaatcctttttgttttttattttatttatttcaagaCATACTAATAAATATCGATTCATTCGGTATAGTATAACAAACGTCTTTATACATGTACATACCCAAAAAGGCAAAAACTTGGAGGATGACAAA
It encodes:
- the LOC108830435 gene encoding histidine kinase 4 isoform X1 → MFQSFLSQLITDMNWAALNNPNPEEKEPKSSDFYHLGAIDLPEKPRKIDFWRSGLMGFAKMKQQQQQLQHSVAVKMNSSSNEQVGNNKKGSTFIQEHRALLPKGLILWTIFVGFISRGIYQWMDDSSKVRREEVLVSMCDQRARMLQDQFSVSVNHVHALAILVSTFHYHKNPSAIDQGTFADYTARTAFERPLLSGVAYAEKVVNAEREMFESQHNWVIKTMDTGEPSPVRDEYAPVIFSQDSVSYLESLDMMSGEEDRENILRARETGKAVLTSPFRLLASHHLGVVLTFPVYKASLPKNPTVQERIAATAGYLGGAFDVESLVENLLGQLAGNQAIVVHVYDITNASDPLVMYGNQDEEGDTSLYHESKLDFGDPFRKHKMICRYLQKAPIPLNVLTTVPLFFGICFLVGYILYSAGVHIVKVEDDFHEMQELKVRAEAADVAKSQFLATVSHEIRTPMNGILGMLAMLLDTELSSTQRDYAQTAQICGKALIALINEVLDRAKIEAGKLELESVPFDIRSILDDVLSLFSEESRNKRIELAVFVSDKVPEIVKGDSGRFRQIIINLVGNSVKFTEKGHIFVKVHLAEQAKDGAESNGVVSEDMIVASKPSSYNTLSGYEAADGRNSWDSFKHLVSEEELSLLEFDTSSSNVRLMVSIEDTGIGIPLAAQGRVFMPFMQADSSTSRTYGGTGIGLSISKCLVELMRGQISFVSRPRIGSTFWFTAVFDKCEKCSLKKPTVENLPSSFRGMRAIVVDAKPVRAAVTRYHMKRLGINVDVMTSLRTAVSSVTGRNGSSPLPLGTTKLDMILVEKDSWISTEDIDSEIRQMNSRTNGNVHHKTPKLALFATNITNSEFDRAKSAGFADTVIMKPLRASMIGACLQQVLELRKTRQQHPEGSSPATLKSLLTGKKILVVDDNMVNRRVAAGALKKFGAEVVCAESGQVALGLLQIPHSFDACFMDIQMPQMDGFEATRQIRMMEKEAKEKTKLEWHLPILAMTADVIHATYEECLKSGMDGYVSKPFEEENLYKSVAKSFKANPISDLSCSQS
- the LOC108830435 gene encoding histidine kinase 4 isoform X2, producing MNWAALNNPNPEEKEPKSSDFYHLGAIDLPEKPRKIDFWRSGLMGFAKMKQQQQQLQHSVAVKMNSSSNEQVGNNKKGSTFIQEHRALLPKGLILWTIFVGFISRGIYQWMDDSSKVRREEVLVSMCDQRARMLQDQFSVSVNHVHALAILVSTFHYHKNPSAIDQGTFADYTARTAFERPLLSGVAYAEKVVNAEREMFESQHNWVIKTMDTGEPSPVRDEYAPVIFSQDSVSYLESLDMMSGEEDRENILRARETGKAVLTSPFRLLASHHLGVVLTFPVYKASLPKNPTVQERIAATAGYLGGAFDVESLVENLLGQLAGNQAIVVHVYDITNASDPLVMYGNQDEEGDTSLYHESKLDFGDPFRKHKMICRYLQKAPIPLNVLTTVPLFFGICFLVGYILYSAGVHIVKVEDDFHEMQELKVRAEAADVAKSQFLATVSHEIRTPMNGILGMLAMLLDTELSSTQRDYAQTAQICGKALIALINEVLDRAKIEAGKLELESVPFDIRSILDDVLSLFSEESRNKRIELAVFVSDKVPEIVKGDSGRFRQIIINLVGNSVKFTEKGHIFVKVHLAEQAKDGAESNGVVSEDMIVASKPSSYNTLSGYEAADGRNSWDSFKHLVSEEELSLLEFDTSSSNVRLMVSIEDTGIGIPLAAQGRVFMPFMQADSSTSRTYGGTGIGLSISKCLVELMRGQISFVSRPRIGSTFWFTAVFDKCEKCSLKKPTVENLPSSFRGMRAIVVDAKPVRAAVTRYHMKRLGINVDVMTSLRTAVSSVTGRNGSSPLPLGTTKLDMILVEKDSWISTEDIDSEIRQMNSRTNGNVHHKTPKLALFATNITNSEFDRAKSAGFADTVIMKPLRASMIGACLQQVLELRKTRQQHPEGSSPATLKSLLTGKKILVVDDNMVNRRVAAGALKKFGAEVVCAESGQVALGLLQIPHSFDACFMDIQMPQMDGFEATRQIRMMEKEAKEKTKLEWHLPILAMTADVIHATYEECLKSGMDGYVSKPFEEENLYKSVAKSFKANPISDLSCSQS